In Massilia violaceinigra, one DNA window encodes the following:
- a CDS encoding DUF3999 family protein, which produces MLNKPLAFLCVAALAASAAPLAAAEAPASDRPDDYRHALPLSVSGKESVVQLRLPKDVYLHARTADLRDLRLFDAQGNKLAFSLQEPAARAERSRRDLPVRLFGVQTARPAGSTADIDIDVQRSGDGSVLSVSTRSRPAAAASSLDTLVLDLGAPATSVTIDALRFTLPAGVSSYSARVLLEVSDDLKRWDTVGETDLSWLVNERTETLASDRMDFEARSFRYARLSWRQGKPLQFAAISAESPLNTALAPAVERLVIQPKPGRFPNDHVYPSSLAIPVQRIGLDLGEQNVVMPAQLGRYVELPDRQGGRTTTWHFEPLAAATFYQLTQGGKRRASGDISITPAHQAEWVLRTETAGAAAPALRLAWSPATVVFLANGKPPYRLAFGRADAKPGASSLAQVAPGFTPAEIVALESAVAGPLESAKAAAADGPGAAEKAAAAARTRMFGLWAALLAGVGVLSFMAWRLIRQMK; this is translated from the coding sequence ATGCTGAATAAACCACTGGCCTTTCTCTGCGTGGCCGCCCTGGCTGCCTCGGCCGCTCCGCTGGCTGCGGCCGAGGCGCCGGCCAGCGACAGGCCGGACGACTACCGCCACGCGCTGCCGCTGAGCGTGAGCGGCAAGGAATCGGTGGTGCAGCTGCGCCTGCCGAAAGACGTCTACTTGCATGCCCGCACGGCGGACCTGCGCGACCTGCGCCTGTTCGATGCGCAGGGCAACAAGCTGGCGTTCAGCCTGCAGGAGCCGGCCGCGCGCGCCGAACGTTCGCGGCGCGACCTGCCGGTGCGCCTGTTCGGGGTGCAGACGGCGCGGCCCGCCGGTTCCACTGCGGATATCGACATCGACGTGCAGCGCTCCGGCGACGGCTCGGTGCTGTCAGTCAGCACGCGTTCGCGCCCTGCGGCGGCCGCTTCCAGCCTCGATACCCTGGTGCTCGACCTGGGCGCGCCGGCAACGTCGGTCACCATCGATGCCCTGCGCTTCACCCTGCCGGCCGGGGTGAGCAGCTACAGCGCGCGCGTGCTGCTGGAAGTGAGCGACGATCTCAAGCGCTGGGATACGGTCGGCGAGACCGATCTTTCCTGGCTGGTCAACGAGCGCACCGAAACCCTGGCCAGCGACCGCATGGACTTCGAGGCACGCTCGTTCCGCTACGCGCGCCTGAGCTGGCGCCAGGGCAAGCCGCTGCAGTTTGCCGCCATCAGCGCCGAATCGCCTTTGAATACGGCGCTGGCGCCGGCCGTGGAGCGCCTCGTTATCCAGCCCAAGCCGGGCCGTTTTCCCAACGACCATGTCTATCCGTCCTCGCTGGCCATTCCCGTGCAGCGCATCGGGCTCGACCTGGGCGAGCAGAACGTGGTGATGCCGGCCCAGCTGGGCCGTTACGTGGAATTGCCCGACCGCCAGGGCGGCCGGACGACGACCTGGCATTTCGAGCCGCTGGCGGCCGCCACCTTTTATCAGCTGACGCAGGGCGGCAAGCGGCGCGCCTCGGGCGACATCAGCATTACGCCAGCGCATCAGGCCGAGTGGGTTTTGCGTACCGAAACAGCGGGTGCGGCGGCACCGGCGCTGCGCCTGGCATGGTCGCCGGCCACTGTGGTGTTCCTGGCCAACGGCAAGCCGCCGTACCGGCTCGCTTTCGGCCGGGCCGACGCCAAACCGGGCGCCAGTTCGCTGGCGCAAGTGGCACCAGGATTCACGCCGGCGGAAATTGTCGCGCTCGAAAGCGCCGTGGCCGGGCCGCTGGAATCGGCCAAGGCAGCCGCCGCCGACGGTCCCGGCGCTGCGGAGAAGGCAGCCGCTGCCGCCCGGACCCGCATGTTCGGCCTGTGGGCCGCCTTGCTGGCCGGCGTGGGCGTGCTTTCCTTCATGGCGTGGCGCCTGATCAGGCAAATGAAATAA
- a CDS encoding M66 family metalloprotease, translated as MEIRPGSFNFPRTSDKGPLPAETAVVFPRRVLRATAGMAGYSATFEGGDHHIGRLTVELSATIDPADATRVLVGASFGLRDWSNEWDDDYSGNLQFVVLAELERVTPPTPGNPRGDLIIADAEISQVIQHFRSSAHLNSANVFPDNSIRLVADKPTAVRLYVDYDASSGLAPIPSLTGTLDVAGPGGTVTLTPLAPIVPRRDAQIARGQAGHTLTFIIPQERSVGTVTLRARVFSAFDPTQFSATFERTLAFEAIPALPVMAVGINYTGPDVNDGATPASLAAPGLADFVNTVMTTEKLFPIPQVNITSFVTMDYDEEIESDINEGCDKFDDLLDAVAELRGDSEDIVLGLYNTGVRTGSVGGCGGGGAAVARTGRGGTVAHELGHALGRDHAPCDNVTRCATPHNTDDDYPRYSGFDSDSIGEFGVDTADGSIKDPASAHDIMGYSGNKWISPYTYKALLSRIPAVAGPSPAAASRIGQDRGDWIKIKTPQLFLVMSITRKRVVRMGPAFHFPAYPQPLGTMPTSFEVELQDDKGNMLKHACLYASAHADACACARDAFPLRIRQAIGFDPAATRLVIYECGEPVFECPIGEAPPLELVVDGAADALAPSLSLRWSAAADHPLWYLVQWRDAVGTWRGLAPRTTASSLTVPKWVFGRQQAVGIRVLASSGIATGEVRWEGQLAPPPILRAARVTIGLAGISSAAGGTVAIPALLRANVRTERGAALPASQVFWYDHRGTEIGRGGTLDLRALSPGFHTISTVVLDAGQGAGSHDWDIEVRRGGQFLLHLKQPSSHDAKE; from the coding sequence ATGGAAATCCGTCCTGGTTCATTTAACTTTCCGCGCACATCCGACAAAGGACCGCTTCCGGCGGAAACGGCCGTGGTGTTTCCGCGGCGGGTGCTGCGCGCCACCGCCGGCATGGCCGGCTACTCGGCCACGTTCGAAGGCGGCGATCACCACATCGGGCGCCTGACCGTCGAACTGAGCGCCACCATCGATCCGGCCGACGCCACGCGCGTGCTGGTCGGCGCAAGCTTCGGCCTGCGCGACTGGTCCAACGAGTGGGATGACGATTACAGCGGCAACCTGCAGTTCGTGGTGCTGGCCGAGCTTGAACGGGTCACGCCGCCGACGCCGGGCAATCCGCGCGGCGACCTGATCATCGCCGATGCCGAGATCAGCCAGGTCATCCAGCACTTTCGCAGCAGCGCCCATCTGAACAGCGCGAACGTGTTCCCGGACAACTCGATCCGGCTGGTGGCCGACAAGCCGACCGCTGTGCGCCTGTACGTCGACTACGATGCCAGCTCCGGCCTGGCGCCCATCCCCAGCCTGACCGGCACGCTCGACGTGGCGGGCCCCGGCGGCACGGTCACGCTCACGCCGCTGGCCCCCATCGTGCCTCGGCGCGATGCGCAGATTGCGCGCGGCCAGGCCGGCCATACCTTGACGTTCATCATTCCGCAGGAACGCTCGGTGGGCACGGTGACCCTGCGCGCCAGGGTGTTTTCCGCGTTCGACCCGACCCAGTTCTCCGCCACGTTCGAGCGCACCCTGGCCTTCGAGGCCATTCCGGCGCTGCCGGTGATGGCGGTCGGCATCAATTACACCGGACCGGACGTGAACGATGGCGCCACCCCGGCCTCCCTGGCCGCGCCCGGCCTGGCCGACTTCGTCAATACGGTGATGACGACCGAAAAGCTGTTCCCGATTCCGCAAGTGAACATCACCAGCTTCGTGACCATGGATTACGATGAAGAAATCGAGTCCGACATTAACGAGGGCTGCGACAAATTCGACGACCTGCTCGACGCCGTGGCCGAGCTGCGCGGCGATTCGGAAGACATCGTGCTCGGCCTGTACAACACGGGCGTGCGCACCGGCTCGGTGGGCGGCTGCGGCGGCGGTGGCGCGGCCGTCGCGCGCACTGGACGCGGCGGCACGGTGGCCCACGAGCTCGGCCACGCACTCGGACGCGACCACGCCCCCTGCGACAACGTGACGCGCTGCGCCACGCCGCACAATACCGACGACGATTATCCGCGCTACAGCGGATTTGACTCCGACAGCATCGGCGAGTTCGGCGTCGATACCGCCGACGGCAGCATCAAGGATCCCGCCAGCGCGCACGACATCATGGGTTACTCCGGCAACAAATGGATCAGCCCGTACACCTACAAGGCCCTGCTGAGCCGCATACCGGCCGTCGCCGGCCCATCGCCGGCCGCCGCCAGCCGCATCGGCCAGGACCGCGGCGACTGGATCAAGATCAAGACGCCGCAGCTGTTCCTGGTCATGAGCATCACCCGCAAGCGCGTGGTTCGGATGGGGCCGGCCTTTCATTTTCCCGCCTATCCGCAACCGCTGGGGACGATGCCGACCAGCTTCGAGGTGGAATTGCAGGACGACAAGGGCAATATGCTCAAGCATGCCTGCCTGTATGCGTCTGCGCATGCGGACGCCTGCGCCTGCGCGCGTGACGCATTTCCGCTGCGCATACGGCAAGCGATCGGCTTCGATCCGGCCGCCACGCGGCTGGTGATCTACGAATGCGGCGAGCCGGTGTTCGAGTGCCCGATCGGCGAAGCGCCGCCGCTGGAACTCGTCGTCGATGGCGCTGCGGATGCCCTGGCGCCATCGCTGAGCCTGCGCTGGAGCGCCGCCGCCGATCATCCGCTCTGGTATCTGGTGCAGTGGCGCGACGCCGTTGGCACCTGGCGCGGGCTGGCGCCGCGCACCACGGCGAGCTCGCTGACGGTGCCGAAATGGGTGTTCGGGCGCCAGCAGGCGGTTGGTATCCGGGTGCTGGCCAGCAGCGGCATTGCCACGGGCGAAGTGCGCTGGGAAGGCCAGTTGGCGCCGCCGCCCATCCTGCGCGCCGCGCGGGTGACGATCGGACTGGCCGGCATTTCCTCGGCGGCCGGTGGCACGGTCGCGATTCCGGCCTTGCTGCGCGCGAACGTCCGAACCGAACGCGGGGCGGCCCTGCCCGCCTCCCAGGTGTTCTGGTACGACCATCGCGGTACCGAAATCGGACGCGGCGGCACGCTCGACCTGCGTGCGCTCAGTCCGGGTTTTCACACGATCAGTACGGTCGTGCTCGACGCCGGCCAGGGAGCGGGCAGCCATGACTGGGACATCGAAGTACGGCGCGGCGGGCAATTCCTGCTGCATCTGAAGCAGCCTTCCTCTCACGACGCAAAGGAGTAA
- a CDS encoding arsinothricin resistance N-acetyltransferase ArsN1 family B, with product MNSQQRESVLNIRDAGADDAAAIVAIYNHYILTTSISFEEESVSEEVMAGRISDIQQAGLPFLAMTEGDTVIGYAYATKWRVRRAYRFAVESSIYLAPELGGKGHGATLYKALLARLAQGEVHMVIGGVAQPNEASVALHEKLGFKKVAHFSEVGFKFGRWIDVAYWELKLQGA from the coding sequence CGGAGCTGACGACGCCGCCGCAATCGTCGCCATCTATAACCACTATATCCTGACCACCAGCATCTCGTTCGAGGAAGAGAGCGTCAGCGAGGAGGTAATGGCCGGCCGCATCAGCGATATCCAGCAAGCCGGCTTGCCCTTCCTTGCCATGACAGAAGGCGACACCGTCATCGGCTACGCCTACGCCACCAAGTGGCGGGTGCGCCGTGCCTACCGCTTCGCGGTCGAGAGCTCGATCTACCTGGCGCCGGAGCTGGGCGGCAAAGGCCATGGCGCCACGCTGTACAAGGCATTGCTGGCGCGCCTGGCACAGGGTGAGGTGCACATGGTGATCGGCGGGGTTGCGCAGCCGAACGAGGCCAGCGTTGCGCTGCACGAAAAACTCGGCTTCAAGAAGGTCGCGCATTTCAGCGAAGTCGGCTTCAAGTTCGGGCGCTGGATCGACGTCGCGTACTGGGAACTGAAACTGCAAGGCGCGTAA
- a CDS encoding DUF445 domain-containing protein, whose amino-acid sequence MRLIATGLLVAMAVLFVVARLLEPRHAAFAFVGAFAEAAMVGAIADWFAVTALFRHPLGLPIPHTAIIPTNKEKIGENLGNFLETNFMSYDVVHAELVRIDFAGSAAHWLAQPANSRAVADQAVSAVPVLLRMIDDKDAAGFLREALSGALEDVKLAPILSQVLSVLVAGRQHHVLLERLLGIVSGALEAHRPYIRQKVHEHSPRWLPRAIDEKFYERLMEGVQNTLEEIQGEDSEWRVRFQAATEELIDNLAHSPEYEAKLRGLLESSLSHPLFRTYVGQVWEDVRDRLLADAESENSQLSAHLQSALQAFSRALERNPAIQQRINDWLRTFAAETIVAKRELIIALVRRVIRSWDAETIARKFELHVGRDLQYIRINGTIVGGLVGLALHSVSLLF is encoded by the coding sequence ATGCGTCTGATCGCCACCGGCCTGCTGGTGGCGATGGCCGTGCTGTTCGTCGTCGCGCGCCTGCTGGAGCCGCGCCACGCGGCTTTCGCCTTCGTGGGCGCGTTCGCGGAAGCGGCGATGGTCGGCGCGATTGCCGACTGGTTCGCCGTCACCGCCTTGTTCCGCCATCCGCTGGGCTTGCCCATTCCGCATACCGCCATCATTCCCACGAATAAGGAAAAGATCGGCGAGAATCTGGGCAATTTTCTCGAAACGAATTTCATGAGCTATGACGTCGTGCATGCCGAACTGGTGCGCATTGACTTCGCCGGCTCGGCCGCGCACTGGCTGGCGCAGCCCGCCAACAGCCGCGCCGTGGCAGACCAGGCGGTCAGCGCGGTGCCGGTGCTGCTGCGCATGATCGACGACAAGGACGCCGCCGGCTTCCTGCGCGAAGCCCTGTCCGGCGCGCTGGAAGACGTCAAGCTCGCGCCCATCCTGTCGCAGGTATTGTCGGTGCTGGTAGCCGGGCGCCAGCACCATGTGCTGCTGGAGCGTTTGCTCGGGATCGTCTCCGGCGCGCTCGAAGCGCACCGTCCGTACATCCGCCAGAAAGTGCACGAGCACAGCCCGCGCTGGCTGCCACGGGCGATCGACGAGAAATTCTACGAACGCCTGATGGAAGGGGTGCAAAATACGCTGGAAGAAATCCAGGGCGAAGACAGCGAATGGCGCGTGCGTTTCCAGGCTGCCACCGAAGAGCTGATCGACAACCTGGCCCATTCACCCGAGTACGAAGCCAAATTGCGCGGCTTGCTGGAAAGTAGCCTGAGCCATCCCTTGTTCCGCACCTACGTCGGCCAGGTGTGGGAAGACGTGCGCGACCGCTTGCTGGCCGATGCCGAATCGGAAAATTCGCAGCTCTCCGCGCACTTGCAATCAGCGCTGCAAGCCTTCAGCCGCGCGCTGGAGCGCAATCCGGCGATCCAGCAGCGCATCAACGACTGGCTGCGCACCTTCGCCGCCGAGACCATCGTGGCCAAGCGCGAGCTGATCATCGCCCTGGTGCGGCGCGTGATCCGCAGCTGGGATGCGGAAACGATCGCGCGCAAGTTCGAGCTGCATGTCGGGCGCGATCTGCAATATATCCGCATCAACGGCACCATCGTCGGCGGGCTGGTGGGCCTGGCGCTGCATAGCGTGTCGCTGCTGTTTTAA
- a CDS encoding DUF2339 domain-containing protein, whose protein sequence is MDVILFLLPFAFYYHFLRFRKAARRRADELEKTVAALTAEVIALKEDRSRGPSVASATATAAMPEAASVAAPPLAPRPAAPPVPARAASDEARVPYMPVAPPPVSAPAPRPVPAAPFKPADPLPAPEPAAPAQAMRRPERVDPPLAPTPAWMLAAKKWLFTGNLVAKLGLLILFIGVSFLLKYAAERTTVPIELRLAGIVIADIALLVWGWRIRETRRGISLPVQGAALGILMLVTFGAFRLYQLIPSGMAFALLFALTFFTCLLAVLQNAFWLAVFGISGGFLAPIMTSTGQGSHIALFSYYALLNAGILGIALKRSWRTLNLIGFAFTFVIGTAWGVLRYTPENYLSTQLFLIVFVLFYVAIAIAYAARQAPALKNYVDATLVFGVPLVAFGLQYGLVKDTRFGVAFSALGLGLFYTTAALAMWRRGAQNFRLLVESFLALGLVFGTLALPFALDGRWTSAAWALEGAGVVWVGLRQRQALTCAFGLLVQAGAWISFIAAISGIDGQAEAANANLWLGFLLLTGTAFLMATNFRSRDGDLPAPLPAWLAGAFLTVAALWLVGGAWTEVMLRTSGSTQAALMAASGLAASVILALIAKRMQWSLARKLALGVQVAGGAVLVLLTLALLLTSYSPRADLFRTPFLAALIIFAGAIFISWAMQRVPEQQYPRLSKAMLLWSALWWFAPVLVFFCTWLNSRYQLIGGGESASVSLLSVYGVAVALSALAFAAAARRLAWHALRWLSVAGWAGLLVATVTILVELYEGYAIALEAGIALASLWLASEYLLKRWPLNGWIIPAPWLKALHTLRTAGPWLMIWPAAAIAVSRWLYGVDDADAVLLSQAGWQTSGSWANFIPAWLMMLAIVWVSACARAGKWPTAPVASWHRAVLIPLATGWSLLLAAVWNLTQDGAMAPLPYLPVLNPLDLTSGFAVLLALVCYRMRLADQPGESEQIFLARVPTALAWAGYAWFNLMLLRTAAHYLGIPYNFDTLFASQFVQAMLSLVWSVSALLLMWRAAKQESRRQWIVGAVLLGLVVGKLFLFDLSNVGGVARIISFVGVGLLMVVIGYIAPFPTQHEPPPEAAAT, encoded by the coding sequence ATGGACGTAATTCTGTTTTTGCTGCCGTTCGCGTTCTATTATCACTTCCTGCGCTTTCGCAAGGCGGCGAGGCGACGGGCCGATGAGCTGGAGAAAACCGTCGCGGCATTGACCGCCGAGGTGATCGCGCTCAAGGAAGACAGGTCGCGGGGTCCATCCGTGGCGTCGGCTACCGCGACGGCTGCCATGCCCGAGGCCGCGTCGGTTGCCGCGCCGCCGCTTGCTCCTCGTCCCGCAGCGCCGCCCGTGCCCGCGCGGGCCGCTTCCGACGAAGCCAGGGTACCTTATATGCCGGTGGCGCCACCGCCGGTCAGCGCGCCCGCGCCGCGTCCTGTTCCGGCTGCGCCGTTTAAGCCTGCCGATCCCCTGCCTGCGCCGGAGCCCGCCGCGCCCGCGCAAGCGATGCGCCGTCCGGAGCGTGTCGATCCGCCTCTGGCGCCGACCCCGGCCTGGATGCTGGCAGCGAAGAAATGGCTGTTCACGGGCAATCTGGTCGCCAAGCTCGGCCTGCTGATCCTGTTTATCGGCGTCAGTTTCCTCCTCAAGTATGCGGCCGAGCGCACCACGGTGCCGATCGAACTGCGCCTGGCTGGCATCGTCATTGCCGATATCGCCCTGCTGGTCTGGGGCTGGCGCATCCGCGAGACGCGCCGTGGCATCAGCCTGCCTGTGCAGGGCGCCGCGCTGGGTATCCTGATGCTGGTGACCTTCGGCGCGTTCCGCCTGTACCAGCTCATTCCAAGCGGCATGGCGTTCGCCCTGCTGTTCGCGCTGACCTTCTTCACCTGCCTGCTGGCGGTGCTGCAAAATGCCTTCTGGCTGGCCGTGTTCGGCATTTCCGGCGGCTTCCTGGCGCCGATCATGACCTCCACCGGCCAGGGCAGCCATATCGCGCTGTTCTCGTATTACGCACTGTTAAATGCCGGCATCCTGGGCATTGCGCTCAAGCGCTCGTGGCGCACGCTGAACCTGATCGGCTTCGCCTTCACCTTCGTGATCGGCACGGCCTGGGGCGTGCTGCGCTACACGCCGGAAAATTACCTGTCCACCCAGCTGTTCCTGATCGTCTTCGTGCTCTTTTACGTGGCCATTGCGATCGCTTACGCCGCGCGCCAGGCGCCGGCGCTGAAAAACTACGTCGACGCCACGCTGGTGTTCGGCGTGCCGCTGGTCGCCTTCGGCCTGCAGTACGGGCTGGTCAAGGATACCCGGTTCGGCGTGGCGTTCTCGGCGCTCGGCCTGGGCCTGTTCTACACCACGGCGGCGCTGGCCATGTGGCGGCGCGGCGCGCAAAACTTCAGGCTGCTGGTCGAATCGTTCCTGGCCCTGGGCCTGGTGTTCGGCACGCTGGCCCTGCCGTTCGCGCTCGATGGCCGCTGGACCTCGGCCGCATGGGCGCTGGAAGGCGCCGGCGTGGTCTGGGTCGGCCTGCGCCAGCGCCAGGCGCTCACCTGCGCCTTCGGCCTGCTGGTGCAAGCCGGTGCGTGGATCTCGTTTATTGCCGCCATCAGCGGTATCGATGGCCAGGCCGAGGCCGCGAATGCCAATCTGTGGCTCGGCTTCCTGCTGCTGACCGGCACCGCTTTCCTGATGGCCACCAATTTCCGCTCGCGCGACGGCGACCTGCCGGCACCGTTGCCGGCCTGGCTGGCCGGAGCGTTTCTCACGGTCGCGGCGCTGTGGCTGGTGGGCGGCGCGTGGACCGAAGTCATGCTGCGCACCAGCGGCAGCACGCAGGCCGCGCTCATGGCCGCGAGCGGACTGGCGGCATCGGTCATCCTGGCGCTCATCGCCAAACGCATGCAATGGTCGCTGGCGCGCAAGCTGGCGCTGGGCGTGCAAGTCGCTGGCGGCGCCGTCCTCGTGCTGCTCACGCTGGCCCTCTTGCTTACCTCGTACTCGCCGCGGGCCGACCTGTTCCGCACGCCGTTCCTGGCCGCGCTGATCATTTTCGCCGGCGCGATCTTCATCAGCTGGGCCATGCAGCGCGTGCCGGAGCAACAGTATCCGAGGCTGTCCAAGGCCATGCTGCTGTGGTCGGCGCTCTGGTGGTTCGCTCCCGTGCTGGTGTTTTTCTGCACCTGGCTCAACAGCCGCTACCAGCTGATCGGCGGCGGTGAGTCGGCCAGCGTTTCCCTGCTGTCGGTGTATGGCGTGGCTGTGGCGCTGTCGGCGCTGGCGTTTGCCGCCGCGGCACGCCGGCTGGCGTGGCACGCGCTGCGCTGGCTCAGCGTTGCCGGCTGGGCCGGGCTGCTGGTGGCGACCGTGACCATCCTGGTGGAACTGTACGAAGGCTACGCCATCGCGCTCGAAGCCGGGATTGCGCTGGCCAGCCTGTGGCTGGCGTCGGAATACCTGCTCAAGCGCTGGCCGCTCAATGGCTGGATCATTCCCGCGCCGTGGCTCAAGGCCCTGCACACGCTGCGTACCGCCGGCCCGTGGCTGATGATCTGGCCGGCCGCCGCGATCGCGGTATCGCGCTGGCTGTACGGTGTCGACGACGCCGACGCAGTCCTGCTGAGCCAGGCGGGCTGGCAAACCAGCGGCAGCTGGGCGAATTTCATCCCGGCCTGGCTGATGATGCTGGCCATCGTCTGGGTGAGCGCCTGCGCGCGCGCCGGCAAGTGGCCGACAGCGCCCGTGGCAAGCTGGCACCGGGCCGTGCTGATCCCGCTGGCGACCGGCTGGTCGCTGCTGCTGGCCGCCGTGTGGAACCTGACCCAGGACGGCGCCATGGCTCCCCTGCCCTATCTGCCGGTGCTCAATCCGCTCGACCTGACCAGCGGCTTCGCCGTGCTGCTGGCGTTGGTGTGCTACCGCATGCGCCTGGCGGACCAGCCCGGCGAGAGCGAACAGATATTCCTTGCGCGCGTACCCACGGCGCTGGCCTGGGCCGGCTACGCCTGGTTCAACCTGATGCTGCTGCGCACGGCGGCGCATTATCTGGGCATCCCGTACAACTTTGACACCTTGTTCGCGTCGCAGTTCGTTCAGGCCATGCTGTCGCTGGTGTGGAGCGTGTCGGCGCTGCTGCTGATGTGGCGCGCGGCAAAGCAGGAATCGCGCAGGCAGTGGATCGTCGGCGCGGTGCTGCTCGGCCTGGTGGTCGGCAAGCTGTTCCTGTTCGACCTGTCGAACGTGGGCGGGGTGGCGCGCATCATCAGTTTTGTCGGCGTCGGCTTGCTGATGGTCGTGATCGGCTATATTGCACCGTTTCCAACCCAACACGAACCGCCGCCGGAAGCGGCGGCAACATGA